Proteins from a genomic interval of Leifsonia shinshuensis:
- a CDS encoding acetate uptake transporter: MSATAERAIAPSTTPATAPDTARAGVADPGPLGLAAFALTTMLLSLANAGIVTEAGATAVAMALFCGGLTQFAAGLWEFARGNTFGATAFTSYGAFWLAFWWLRTAPGLAEDAGSAGVGFFLLAWTIFTSLMTVAAAKTNGATLTVFVLLTLTFVALSIGDLAGAAGATQAGGWLGLATAAVALYTAWAGVTNATWKRDVLPVWPRG; encoded by the coding sequence ATGAGCGCAACCGCCGAGCGGGCCATCGCCCCATCCACCACCCCGGCCACGGCCCCGGACACGGCCCGGGCCGGGGTCGCCGACCCCGGCCCGCTCGGCCTGGCCGCGTTCGCGCTCACGACGATGCTGCTGAGCCTCGCCAACGCGGGGATCGTCACCGAGGCCGGCGCCACCGCGGTCGCGATGGCGCTCTTCTGCGGCGGCCTGACGCAGTTCGCGGCCGGGCTGTGGGAGTTCGCGCGCGGCAACACCTTCGGGGCCACCGCCTTCACGTCCTACGGCGCCTTCTGGCTGGCGTTCTGGTGGCTGCGCACGGCGCCGGGGCTGGCGGAGGACGCCGGCTCGGCCGGAGTCGGGTTCTTCCTGCTGGCCTGGACGATCTTCACGTCGCTCATGACGGTCGCGGCGGCGAAGACCAACGGCGCGACGCTGACGGTGTTCGTCCTGCTGACCCTCACCTTCGTCGCGCTGTCGATCGGCGACCTGGCGGGCGCGGCCGGGGCGACGCAGGCCGGCGGCTGGCTGGGGCTGGCGACGGCAGCGGTCGCGCTCTACACCGCGTGGGCGGGCGTCACGAACGCGACGTGGAAGCGCGACGTGCTCCCGGTGTGGCCGCGCGGCTGA
- a CDS encoding ABC transporter ATP-binding protein: MTAVLELRDAGFRYRRAAAPALEGVSFAVEPGRSVGLVGESGAGKTTLLSLLLGLTGPTSGSVLFDGRPLDRRDRALMREFRRSVQTVFQDPYSSLDPRQSVGRIVAEPLASLRIASGADARARVAEALRAVALPEDAAGRYPHEFSGGQRQRIAIARAIVSRPRVLLADEPVSALDVTTRIQIIELLGGLAAQEGMTVVMVSHDLSVVATLCEETVVLRSGRVVEQGPTRDVLGVPSDAYTQRLIASVPRLPA, from the coding sequence ATGACCGCCGTCCTCGAGCTCCGCGACGCGGGCTTCCGCTACCGCCGCGCCGCCGCTCCGGCGCTGGAGGGCGTCTCGTTCGCCGTGGAGCCGGGCCGCAGCGTCGGCCTGGTGGGGGAGTCCGGCGCGGGCAAGACCACCCTGCTGTCGCTGCTCCTCGGGCTGACCGGCCCGACCTCCGGAAGCGTCCTCTTCGACGGGCGGCCGCTGGACCGGCGCGACCGCGCGCTGATGCGGGAGTTCCGCCGCAGCGTGCAGACCGTCTTCCAGGACCCGTACTCCTCGCTCGACCCGCGCCAGAGCGTCGGCCGGATCGTGGCCGAGCCGCTCGCCTCGCTCCGGATCGCGTCCGGCGCGGACGCCCGCGCCCGGGTCGCGGAGGCGCTGCGCGCGGTCGCACTGCCCGAGGACGCGGCAGGCCGCTACCCGCACGAGTTCTCCGGCGGCCAGCGTCAGCGCATCGCGATCGCCCGCGCGATCGTCTCGCGGCCCCGCGTCCTCCTCGCCGACGAGCCGGTCAGCGCGCTCGACGTGACCACGCGCATCCAGATCATCGAGCTCCTGGGCGGGCTGGCCGCGCAGGAGGGTATGACGGTGGTCATGGTCTCCCACGACCTCAGCGTCGTCGCCACCCTGTGCGAGGAGACCGTCGTCCTGCGCTCCGGCCGCGTGGTCGAGCAGGGGCCGACCCGCGACGTGCTCGGCGTCCCGAGCGACGCGTACACGCAGCGGCTCATCGCGTCGGTGCCGCGGCTGCCCGCCTGA
- a CDS encoding ABC transporter permease, whose protein sequence is MSAVVEQAAQTAPDPRQRARRRARRSVTLGIGLTLVGIVVLVAAISFVWLPFTQGDTSGGRLQQPGAAHWLGTDIFGHDLTTKLMIGARIALAVGVGAVLIGAVVGVTIGMLAAFATRWLDDTISAVLDIIIAFPVLLLAMLIVAAQGASLGTAILAIGLAMSAVVARLTRVLSKRVLAQQYVTAARTSGTSWGGVVARHVFPNIWPTLGVNLALQFGVAVLAEASLSYLGLGAPSPNASWGRLLQEAQGTVAVAPVGAIAPGVALVVLVVGVNLIADGLRDVADPTRRRSR, encoded by the coding sequence ATGAGCGCGGTCGTGGAGCAGGCGGCGCAGACCGCGCCGGACCCGCGGCAGCGGGCACGCCGGCGCGCGCGCCGCTCGGTGACGCTCGGGATCGGGCTGACCCTGGTGGGCATCGTCGTGCTCGTCGCGGCGATCTCGTTCGTGTGGCTTCCGTTCACCCAGGGCGACACCTCGGGGGGCCGGCTGCAACAGCCGGGTGCCGCGCACTGGCTGGGCACCGACATCTTCGGGCATGACCTCACGACGAAGCTCATGATCGGCGCGCGCATCGCGCTGGCCGTTGGCGTCGGCGCGGTCCTGATCGGCGCCGTGGTCGGCGTCACGATCGGGATGCTGGCCGCCTTCGCGACGCGCTGGCTGGACGACACCATCTCGGCGGTGCTGGACATCATCATCGCTTTCCCCGTGCTGCTGCTCGCCATGCTGATCGTGGCGGCCCAGGGTGCTTCGCTCGGCACGGCCATCCTGGCGATCGGACTGGCGATGTCCGCGGTCGTCGCCCGGCTCACCCGGGTGCTGTCCAAACGCGTGCTCGCGCAGCAGTACGTGACGGCGGCGCGGACCTCCGGCACGTCGTGGGGCGGTGTCGTCGCCCGGCACGTGTTCCCGAACATCTGGCCGACCCTCGGCGTCAACCTTGCGCTCCAGTTCGGGGTCGCCGTGCTCGCGGAGGCGAGCCTGTCGTACCTCGGCCTCGGCGCGCCGTCGCCCAACGCCTCGTGGGGTCGCCTGCTGCAGGAGGCGCAAGGCACCGTCGCCGTCGCGCCGGTCGGCGCGATCGCGCCCGGCGTGGCGCTCGTCGTGCTCGTGGTCGGCGTCAACCTGATCGCGGACGGCCTGCGCGACGTGGCCGACCCGACCAGGAGGAGGTCGCGATGA
- a CDS encoding ABC transporter permease gives MTSYLLRRTAFLVVSLLLAMVVLFFLLRVLPGDPANALLSASATPEQIKAAQEQVGSNLPLAQQFVNWFGSLLTLNLGQSFITSLPLGPEIASRLAVTIPLTLLAFVLALVLALPIGFVAAWKADRWYGLVLSAFSQLGIAVPVFWVGILLVDAFAVNLRWFPSGGFPRDDWADPAAALQSLALPVVTIAIVMSASIARYVRSATLDVIGSDYLRNARALGSGFGRAMWRHGLRNGAVPVISILGIELATTFLGAVVVESVYTLPGLGSMLLTAIHQHDYPDIQGILFVSTLLVLIVGFLADIAQRLIDPRLRQSISGNR, from the coding sequence ATGACCTCGTATCTCCTCCGCCGCACCGCGTTCCTCGTGGTGTCCCTGCTGCTGGCGATGGTCGTGCTGTTCTTCCTGCTGCGGGTGCTGCCGGGCGACCCGGCGAACGCCCTGCTGTCGGCCAGCGCGACGCCGGAGCAGATCAAGGCCGCGCAGGAGCAGGTCGGCAGCAACCTGCCGCTCGCGCAGCAGTTCGTGAACTGGTTCGGCTCGCTCCTGACGCTGAACCTCGGGCAGTCGTTCATCACGTCCCTCCCGCTCGGCCCGGAGATCGCTTCGCGGCTGGCGGTGACCATCCCGCTCACGCTGCTGGCGTTCGTGCTCGCGCTCGTCCTCGCGCTGCCGATCGGCTTCGTCGCCGCCTGGAAGGCCGACCGCTGGTACGGCCTCGTGCTGTCCGCCTTCTCGCAGCTCGGCATCGCCGTCCCGGTGTTCTGGGTGGGCATCCTACTGGTGGACGCCTTCGCGGTGAACCTGCGCTGGTTCCCGTCCGGCGGGTTCCCGCGCGACGACTGGGCCGACCCCGCGGCGGCGCTGCAGTCGCTCGCGCTGCCGGTCGTGACGATCGCCATCGTGATGAGCGCGTCCATCGCCCGGTATGTGCGCAGCGCGACGCTCGACGTCATCGGCAGCGACTACCTGCGCAACGCCCGCGCGCTCGGCTCCGGCTTCGGGCGGGCGATGTGGCGGCACGGCCTGCGCAACGGCGCGGTGCCGGTCATCTCCATCCTGGGCATCGAGCTCGCGACGACGTTCCTCGGCGCCGTCGTGGTGGAGAGCGTCTACACGTTGCCGGGCCTAGGCAGCATGCTGCTCACGGCGATCCATCAGCACGACTACCCGGACATCCAGGGCATCCTGTTCGTCTCGACGCTGCTGGTGCTGATCGTCGGCTTCCTCGCCGACATCGCGCAGCGGCTGATCGACCCGCGGCTGCGGCAGAGCATCTCGGGCAACCGATGA
- a CDS encoding ATP-binding cassette domain-containing protein gives MILDVRNLGVTARDGSPLVSDVSFRLDAGERLSLIGESGSGKSLTSFAITGLLPDGLTATGRVELAGVQVVGAKERALVPLRGRTASTVFQEPLTALDPLMRLGAQVAEPLRRHLGLRGAALRDAVHTALEEVRLPDPERIARAYPHEISGGQRQRVAIAAALACRPQLLIADEPTTALDVTVQADILALLDSLVAERGMALLFVSHDLAVVSRMTERALVLRAGRVVEESTIERILTAPADPYTAELVRSARELDSALEVR, from the coding sequence ATGATCCTCGACGTGCGGAACCTCGGCGTCACGGCCCGGGACGGGTCGCCGCTGGTGTCGGACGTGTCGTTCCGGCTCGACGCGGGGGAGCGGCTGAGCCTGATCGGGGAGTCCGGGTCGGGTAAGTCGCTGACCTCGTTCGCGATCACCGGCCTCCTGCCGGACGGCCTGACCGCCACCGGGAGGGTGGAGCTCGCCGGCGTCCAGGTGGTCGGCGCGAAGGAGCGGGCGTTGGTCCCGCTGCGCGGCCGGACGGCGTCGACCGTCTTCCAGGAGCCGCTGACGGCCCTCGACCCGTTGATGCGGCTCGGCGCGCAGGTGGCGGAGCCGCTGCGCCGCCACCTCGGGCTGCGCGGCGCCGCGCTGCGCGACGCCGTCCACACGGCGCTCGAGGAGGTCCGCCTCCCGGACCCGGAGCGGATCGCGCGCGCCTACCCGCACGAGATCTCGGGAGGCCAGCGCCAGCGGGTCGCCATCGCCGCCGCGCTCGCCTGCCGCCCGCAGCTGCTCATCGCCGACGAGCCGACCACGGCGCTCGACGTGACCGTGCAGGCGGACATCCTCGCTCTCCTCGACTCCCTGGTGGCCGAGCGGGGGATGGCGCTGCTGTTCGTCAGCCACGACCTCGCGGTCGTCTCCCGCATGACCGAGCGCGCGCTGGTGCTGCGCGCGGGGCGCGTGGTGGAGGAGAGCACGATCGAGCGCATCCTCACCGCCCCCGCCGACCCGTACACGGCCGAACTGGTGCGCAGCGCGCGCGAGCTGGACTCCGCCCTGGAGGTGCGATGA